The genomic DNA TAAAGTGACGGGCGCGCCATCGACTTGCACCAATGGCACAGCGTTCCACCGCTCCAACAGCTGCGGTGCGCGTTGTGCAATATCTTGGGAAGGCAGCGCGCGCAGGGCGTCATAATCTGCCGCCTGTGGCGTGTCGTCGGTGTTTTCAAGACCGTCGAGATCGACATTGGCAAGAAATGCCTCGAGATTGAGCCGCATGTCCAATTCGATTGCGCCGTTGACGCGCGCAACGTCCACGATGGTCGGCACAACTTCGTGCGCGCGTGCGACTGTGCTTGACAAAACCAGCGCCAGCGTCAGCCTTAGGATCAGCTTGAAGAGAGACAGATACATGAAATTACGATACCTTTTCGCCGTGGTCGGGGTGATGGCCATCGCCGAGACCGCCGCTGCGCATGAGTTTTGGATCGAACCGTCAAAGTATCAAGTCGAAAGTAACGCGGCTTTCGAGGCGGATCTGCGCAATGGCGAGAAATTTCGCGGTATTCGCCAGTCTTTCTTTCCGAACAGAAACACACGGATAGAAATTGTCATGGGCGACAGGGTTATTCCGGTCGAGGGTCGCATGGGCGACCGTCCGGCGATCGCGATCGATGCGCCAGCGCAGGACGGCCTGCTGATCGCGGTGCACGAGGCCGCACCCAACCAGATCACCTACAAGACGTGGGAAAAATTCCTTAAATTCGCCGATCACAAGGACTTCAGCGATGCCGCAAGCGATCACGAAGCACGCGGATGGGCGAAGGAAAATTTCAAGGAAACCTACACGCGCCATTCGAAGTCGCTCATTGCCGTTGGCGACGGTGCCGGCATGGACCGTGCTTTGGGGTTGGCGACCGAATTTGTGGCGCTCGACAACCCGTATGACGCAGGTTTCGACGGTGTGATGGAGGTCGCACTTTTCTACGAGGGTGCCCCCCGGGCCGACGCACAGATCGAAGTATACGAGAAACCGACCGGTGACGATGGCGAAGCTGTCGTGAGCATCGTCAGGACCGATGCCGCCGGTCGCGCGGAGGTGCCGGTAAAACCCGGCATGGAATATCTGTTTGATGCGGTCGTACTACGCCCTGCCGCAGATGCCAAAACTGTGGATGCGGGTCCCGTATGGGAAACACTTTGGGCCGCTTTGACGTTTGCGGTGCCTGCGCAGGATTGATCCTCTTGCCATGCCTCGAGCGGTGGGTCACAAGCGGGCCATGATCCAGACACCTGATATCCTGTGCATCGGTTCCGTCCTCTGGGACGTGATTGGCCGTGGCGACACTCCCATGCGGCAAGGCTCCGATATGCCGGGGCGGATCACGCGTTTGCCCGGTGGCGTGGCGCTCAATATCGCGATGGCGCTCAAGCGGTTCGGACTGACGCCCGCACTGCTCAGCGCCGTTGGGCGGGACGTCGAGGGAGACGAGCTCATTACGGCCTGCAAGGCCCGTGGCCTGATGACCGATCTCATCTATCGCTCGGACGATCTGCCGACAGATCAATACATGGCGATCGAGGCGCCGAATGGTCTTATCGCGGCGATCGCCGATGCCCATTCGCTCGAAGCGGCGGGAGACAAAATCTTGCGCCCGCTATCCGAAGGCGCTTTGGCGCAACCCTATGAGGGGGCCGTGGCGCTTGACGGGAACCTGACACTCGATCTGCTGTCCATTATGGCGACCAGCCCGCTGTTGGCGCATGCAGATTTGCGGGTCGCTCCGGCTTCTCCGGGTAAGGCGTTGCGGCTGAGCCCCTTTCTGCAACACGGTCGTGGCACGCTGTACGTAAATCTCGAAGAAGCGGGACTGCTGTGCCAAACGCATTTTGACACTTCGGATGCGGCGGCGGCCACGTTGCTGGCGCGCGGGGCCGCACGGGCGGTTGTCACCAATGGCGGACAGCCTGCCACCGTCGCCGACGGTACCCGTCTCATCACTCAGGACCCGCCGCCCGTGGCCGTCACCCGCGTGACCGGCGCCGGCGACACATTCATGGCGGCCCATATCGCGGCTGAACTGCGCGGCCTGACACCAGATGCGGCGCTGGACGATGCACTTGCCGCCGCAGCACTCTATGTTTCAGGAGAAACAAAAATATGACGACCCTGCCCCTTGTCCGCTCTGACGAAGTGACACGCGCGCTCGAAACCGGCTCTGCCATCGTCGCGCTGGAGAGCACGATCATCACCCACGGCATGCCCTATCCGCAAAACCTCGAAGTGGCGCGGCAGGTCGAACAGGACATTCGTGATGCCGGTG from Sulfitobacter sp. S190 includes the following:
- a CDS encoding PfkB family carbohydrate kinase; the encoded protein is MIQTPDILCIGSVLWDVIGRGDTPMRQGSDMPGRITRLPGGVALNIAMALKRFGLTPALLSAVGRDVEGDELITACKARGLMTDLIYRSDDLPTDQYMAIEAPNGLIAAIADAHSLEAAGDKILRPLSEGALAQPYEGAVALDGNLTLDLLSIMATSPLLAHADLRVAPASPGKALRLSPFLQHGRGTLYVNLEEAGLLCQTHFDTSDAAAATLLARGAARAVVTNGGQPATVADGTRLITQDPPPVAVTRVTGAGDTFMAAHIAAELRGLTPDAALDDALAAAALYVSGETKI
- a CDS encoding DUF4198 domain-containing protein; translation: MKLRYLFAVVGVMAIAETAAAHEFWIEPSKYQVESNAAFEADLRNGEKFRGIRQSFFPNRNTRIEIVMGDRVIPVEGRMGDRPAIAIDAPAQDGLLIAVHEAAPNQITYKTWEKFLKFADHKDFSDAASDHEARGWAKENFKETYTRHSKSLIAVGDGAGMDRALGLATEFVALDNPYDAGFDGVMEVALFYEGAPRADAQIEVYEKPTGDDGEAVVSIVRTDAAGRAEVPVKPGMEYLFDAVVLRPAADAKTVDAGPVWETLWAALTFAVPAQD